The following proteins are co-located in the Malus sylvestris chromosome 13, drMalSylv7.2, whole genome shotgun sequence genome:
- the LOC126596717 gene encoding geraniol 8-hydroxylase-like isoform X1 has protein sequence MDFLSYCIIIPCLLSLLYFSVQALRSNPKRLLPPGPKPFPIIGNLLELGNKPHLSLTNLSQRYGPIISLQLGQVTTVVVSSSTVAKEVLRTHDQFLCNRTVPDAIQACDLRQDSLPWIPVSEKWRNLRKICNNQLFATKVLDANQANRHLKVQELIADVNESVVKGKAVEIGRAAFKTTLNLLSRTVFSVDLADPSSEMGREFKEIVWGLMEEAGKPNLGDYFPLLRKLDPQGIRRRMIKHFVKIDSLFDRMITQRLELRKSNYYATSNDMLDSLLDISEVSNEDMDKLLIEHLLLALFVAGTDTTSATLEWAMAELLRNPEKLSKAQEELEQVIGKGKPVEESDIAQLPYLQAIIKETFRLHPATPLLLPRKAEQDMEICGYIVPKGAQVLVNAWAIGRDPCIWDNPTSFVPERFLGLDDQIDVLGKNFELVPFGGGRRICPGMLLAIRMLNLMLGSLINSFDWKLEDGVIPENMNMEEKFGLTLQMAHPLRLVPKVLINLKW, from the exons ATGGATTTCTTGAGTTATTGTATCATAATCCCATGTCTTTTATCTCTCTTGTATTTCTCAGTTCAAGCTCTCAGATCCAATCCCAAAAGGCTTCTTCCACCTGGACCAAAGCCATTTCCCATCATTGGCAATCTCTTGGAGCTCGGCAACaaaccccatctctctctcactaacCTTTCACAACGATACGGCCCCATTATTTCATTGCAACTTGGACAAGTAACCACGGTCGTAGTTTCTTCATCAACCGTGGCAAAGGAGGTCCTCCGAACCCACGACCAGTTCTTGTGCAACCGAACCGTCCCCGACGCAATCCAAGCTTGCGATCTCCGCCAGGACAGCTTGCCCTGGATACCGGTGTCAGAGAAATGGAGAAACCTCCGTAAAATATGCAACAACCAATTGTTTGCGACAAAAGTCCTAGACGCCAACCAAGCCAACCGTCACCTGAAAGTGCAGGAGCTCATCGCCGATGTCAATGAAAGCGTTGTGAAAGGTAAGGCGGTAGAAATTGGGAGGGCTGCTTTTAAGACAACGCTTAATCTGCTGTCGCGTACTGTTTTCTCGGTCGATTTAGCTGACCCGAGCAGTGAGATGGGCAGAGAGTTCAAGGAGATTGTGTGGGGTTTGATGGAAGAGGCAGGGAAGCcaaacttgggggactatttTCCTCTGCTTAGGAAACTTGACCCCCAAGGCATTCGACGGCGCATGATCAAACATTTCGTTAAGATTGATTCGCTTTTTGATCGAATGATTACGCAAAGGTTAGAATTGAGAAAATCGAACTATTATGCCACAAGTAATGATATGTTGGATTCTCTCTTGGACATCAGTGAAGTGAGCAATGAGGATATGGACAAGCTCTTGATTGAACATCTGCTTTTG gcTCTATTTGTTGCGGGCACGGATACAACTTCAGCCACGCTGGAATGGGCAATGGCTGAACTACTACGCAACCCGGAGAAACTGTCCAAGGCACAAGAGGAACTAGAGCAAGTCATTGGCAAAGGAAAACCAGTTGAGGAATCGGACATTGCTCAACTCCCTTACTTACAAGCAATAATCAAAGAGACCTTCCGGTTGCATCCGGCTACTCCATTACTACTCCCTCGAAAAGCCGAACAAGACATGGAAATTTGCGGGTACATTGTCCCAAAGGGTGCACAAGTGCTGGTCAATGCATGGGCTATAGGCAGAGACCCTTGCATTTGGGACAACCCGACCTCATTTGTACCGGAGAGGTTTTTGGGATTAGATGATCAAATCGATGTTTTAGGCAAGAATTTTGAGCTCGTTCCGTTTGGTGGCGGGCGGAGAATATGTCCAGGGATGCTATTGGCAATACGGATGCTAAACTTGATGTTGGGTTCACTTATTAACTCATTTGATTGGAAGCTTGAAGATGGAGTTATACCAGAGAACATGAACATGGAGGAGAAGTTTGGCCTCACCTTACAGATGGCTCATCCTCTAAGGCTTGTGCCAAAAGTCCTAATTAATTTGAAATGGTAA